Within the Mixophyes fleayi isolate aMixFle1 chromosome 5, aMixFle1.hap1, whole genome shotgun sequence genome, the region aaaaaaaaaatcactcaaaAACAAATACATAGACACAGAACAAGTGAATATAAGGTTGATGAAAAAGGTGCTGGCGTGAGAGAGAGGAtagagagagccctgctcctCCTTAGAGCATACAgtctagggcagggtttcccaaacccggtcctcagggctccccaacagtgctggtttcccatatctccttgctggagtacaggtgtactcattactgactgacacattgtaacagatccacaggtggtcctaattatgtcacatgtgatccagaaaacctgcactgttgggaaaccctggtctagggGTAGTGCCAAGACCTTAAGAGGTACTGGACTTGGAGCGGAGAATGGACTGCAGCTGGTAGTACATAGAGAGAGTAGTAATGGCTGGATCTACTTACAGTTACACTACATAAACAAGACATTTATTAGTTAGGACAGTTAATTAAACATTGAGCCTACACCTTATATTTTGCAACAATGCCTGCTGTGCAaccattataaaaaaataaaagatataataCGTAGTGCATTGCAAAAACAAAAGGCAGGTCCTATATGTAATAGTACATTGTGAAATATACTGCATCTCCTTTGTTTCACAGAAACCCATAATGTGCGCTGCCCTCCCTCCCAAAGAGACGTTGTCAAGACAGCAGTAAGACTATAAATCCTAAATATATCAGTAGGCCAGGACTAAGGCACTGGCAGTTTTAGTTTATTTGCCATGGAAACTGCTCCACTTACTAGACACGTTTTTTTACCATCACAATTTTAAATTGCAGTTTCTGCTAAACGCAGGGAGGGAACTGGCATCAATATATGATAATACAAAAAGCAATTGGCTTTTGTGCTCTTTGAAAATACATGTGATATTTTATAGGAAAGATGTGTATAGATCCTTTGTAAGCATGGCACAATAGTTGAGGTTCTATAAAGCTGGAAAGAAAGAGCTCTGATTGTTAGTAACCTTGTCCATTGCCTGAACACGGTTCTTGTTGAATAGATAAGTAGCAATGTAGTAAATGCAATATTATCTAACACACATATTGCTTCATGCTGTATCTAATACTACCATTCCAGGAGATAGGTTAGCTCATTAAAAATTGTATCATACAATACAGATCTCATGAACATTGTTCTGGAAAAATTAGTGACAAATTAGGTCCTAAGAAAAATCTATACATTCCAAACCCGCTACTGAACAAAGGCACAGCTGTTAAAACTCTAATGGAACTATAGATTTGGCCAGATTAAATGGCATTATAAAAGAGGTGGGGAAAAAACAAACGCATTATTTTACCACGGGACGTGagacaaaatgatgcgattccctcacatcatggaggctcaaaatcctagtgaagtgggcagatgcgggagaattgccaggtCTCCTGTgaatctgggagacctacctggaattcgggagagttggcaagtaacataacaaaataagACCAAGAATACAGTGTATCTTAATTATATATTGCATTTCCTGAAAGAACTTACACATCATATTATACAGTAACATTACAGATCTACACTATTACATTCATGTATTATAATTCAAAATAAGGCAACAATTAAAATACAATCAAGTACTTGGACAATTTTCTTTGTGCTAACAACCGAAAAAGCATTAAATAGGcttttatatatagttattattaaatgcatttttgtgGCAATAGGTAGAATATTTTTCCTGAGATACTGGTTGTTAACATCCACTGTAAAAGTATTGGCAATAACTAATTAATAAAAAGAGCCAGGtactctgtggctctctagcTGCTTGCTCACCAGAACTTACAGAGCTAAGGGCTGTGAAAGCTTACATTTGGGTGTAAAAAATAATGAGGTAGACAGATAGCTGTTCCTAACCCCAAGACACCTTAAACACAGCATTTGCCAACAtgtcataataattataataatcaatTTTGACTATATCATCATCCATGGTCACTTCTGGGCCACACATGCTGTAATATAGCATGTATGGCCCAGAAGTGACCATGGATCATGTGTGGCAAGCATTACTCTACTGAGCACATGTACACACAtcttcatcaattatttatatagcgccagaaaattccgtagcgctttacaattggcaacaaacagtgataaaacaatactgggtaatacagactgacagagaggtaagagggccctgctcgtaagcttacaatctacacacacacacaatttaatgAGTGATTCGCTTATTTAAGATAAAGCACTGCATATAGCCATACTTATCTTTTTCTCACGTCAACAATTTTTAATTATACTTTGTCTTATTAATTGAGGGCAAGATGGGAAGCTTACCCTGAGCCACAGACACTCACTGAACCCATGCTGGGCTTACTCACCTCATTAGGCCACTACTTGTACTGCTGAAACACATTTCCACCCCCTACACTTTCATAAATCCTTTAATACACTTGAAAGATTACATTATACTTTAACATCTGGTGACGCACTACATGTCATTATCATGGAAAGTGCAGTCCATTATGAAGTAAGCTCTTGACTAGGTAAAAAAAATCCCAGATCACTTCATTGCTGACACAAAATGGGCGATGGCTGTGCTTGCCACAGTATCATTTTATAGGCGAGTGCAGATGATTTAACATGCTGAGTCACAGTTCTCACTAAACAAAATAGCGATAGACTGCAGTACATCaaaaaggcagcacggtggcttagtggttaacacttctgttaattggctgctatcaaaattgaccctagtctgtgtgtgtgtgtgtctgttagggaatttagactgtaagctccaatggggcagggactgatgtgaatgagttctctgtacagcgctgcggaatcagtggcgccatataaataaatggtgatgatgaaagcaAACCAATGGATGGTGTAACATGGAGTGtggcaccaacacacacacatatatgtgtattatatatatatatatatatatacacacgggTTTGTTTTGCCACTTGGTGGCATAAACTTTATCACACTAAAGTATGAAATCTGAAATCATCAAGATAAGCTTCTCAAAACATATCTGACATCCATATTTCTTAAAGTGTAGTCATCTTGTAAAGGCTAAAGCACCGAAAACTCAAACTGTAAAACAATTGCACTTAATAACAATAGGTTAAATAACATGTTTACAGAAATATCACAATTTGAACTTTGTTCAATTTCTATAAAAGTGTTAAGATTATTTaacaagaaaatatttattatgttcaCAAGTTTAAACAGAAATAGGATACTAACATAATTACTAATATTAAATTGGCAGTTTCACAACCCGGGCTACAGAAATCATGAACCATAACGTGGACAAGAAGTTGATAATGCATTAAGCGCCTTATTTATCAAGTCCAAAACCATGCAGAAACTTTTCCCACATGTTTTAGGCATTTTTAAATAACTTGACTATAATAAAAGGCTAATGCAGGCGATATCGGAGACTGGTGGGGACTGCGGTGTGGGCAAATGAATTAAGCTCCGTTAGCCATTCCATCCTATGGGGATCCGAGGATCCCTCTCCGGCAGGATTCCAGCTCTGCCCCGTGTTAATTGACATAAAACAACTTCTGCGCATGCACAACCCTAGGTCCTGCATGTGCAGTAAAGACTGGTCGGAACccggagaggaggttagagaggaGTCATTGCAgggacagcctcctattggaTGCACTGTCCCGACATGACTTGCCTgctgcgatgacagatgataattaacagggCAAAAGTCAGAttgataataaataggcccccaagTCCCTAATTTGGCCTGGCTAGAGACTTTAGAAGCCCCCTCTGCCCCGCAAAGAGCTTAATCCTTCAGAGTCAAAAATAACATCAAGCTAGAAGTACAATCTCATTCAGCAGTATCAATCAGTGTTGAGATAATAGGCAATGTAGCTATAGCCTCAGTGCTCACAAAACTGCTTTATCTTCTCAGCCAGGTCAATGCAGTGTAGTATTCGTTTCTTCTCTGCCCTCAGTTCTTCCTTGGATACCTGTCCCAGGAGCTTACGTGCAAAGAGGTTCATATCCTGCATAAAGGGCCTCACAGGTGCACTAGGGGCTGCAGGTAAAACGTCTAGGATGCCAGATGTAAACGTAAACTTTACTCTTTTGTTACGCTTCAAGCCTGGGGCCCTTTCCTCAATCCAAGTTAATGGTCTGAGGAATAAAGAAAAAGCACATTGTATTATCTTAAACTGACCTTAATGAAGGTGtacagaattgaaaacgagtGGAAGGATTTATATAAAAGGTTCTCATCTACAGTATCTGAGCTTTAGTGATCTTtgtaaaagagctactaataaaaCAAGCAGCAgtattcaggggcgcacggaggatttttcaggggggggtttcctccacccccgaaaaaaaaacaacaaaaccctagagagctgccgcgcatgcgcagcagctccatttcggctgcactgtactatacagtagccgcggcgctgtcaaagaagcgtccgcggcggtgctgtattgtatacaatacagcaccgccgcggatgcttctttgacagtgccgcggctgctgtatagtatagtgccgatatgtagggcacttttttagcggagggggtgggggttctggagacccagaaaccccccctgcgtgcgccactggtattTAAGTATTATTTTCTACATGTAGTATATATGGAACCTACAGCTATGTGGTTTGTTATACAACCTCTGAAAAATTGGGActgtatggggggtattcaattgttgcttttaacgcactaaaaccaaaaaaaacgagcgctctaaaaatattagcgttaatacggtaatatgcgcgtaaataccgttaatacggtagtttagtcgctgaatttcatctcgcagctcagggagctgcgagatgaaatttagcgagtaattaccgtattaacgctaatatttttagagcgctcgtttttttttgttttagcgcgttaacggcaacaattgaatacccccctatgtatgATTTAATTTGTAGGTGTAGAACATTACATTCTACCTGATGACTTGAATATAACACCCTTCTACATAGGCCATTTATAGGGTATGCAAGTAATTATAATTTGTATGCATTCAAGTGCAAGCTACAATATCGTTCAATGTTTCCAGCCGTCTCAGACAAAGATGGCTATCTACAGTGTCATTCAATAGGCTTACAAACATGAAACAAACCATGCgaaggaataaaaaaatattccccaacaaaatattattattaaattgataCTGACCTGTTATCGGTAGTTGTCAAATGTGCTGTGACCTTGGAATAATGCTCTCCCTTATTCTCTTCCTTAGTGGCTGAGGTAACAGTCAAGTCTCCGAAAAGGTGAACCAGCCAACTCACCCGGGCAATGCCACTGAAAGAAGGGAATCCAGATCGCTGCTCATCTAGAGGTCCACCTAAATAGAAttagaaataagaaaaagaaaataacacaaatacaaaGAAACATTTGCACAAAAAGTAGATTACATTCCATGCAGTTACTCCTGTTAACAttttctaaggctgggtacacactacagtgttttcaactGACCATCAGGCCAATGAAACGGTAAACAACGttcggtccgatatcgcattactgtctgtgtacactgcaatgatgaacgattattgttccaaagcacactgtaatgtttcatttgatttttaaaccagactaaaaatcatgttcattgatggaacaatgtcgttccaattctgcagtgtccatagatctctatggggtgtgcagagtcatgatctttcagccgatggttatgacagatgaagagcacagatcttaaggtaaatcgtgtaaaatatgtttagtgtgtacacatgaatcggcatgtagatcgggactttttttctttctttttttaatcgttggtaaaatcgttaaggatatcgcagtGGGAGAAatgttgtatagtgtgtacccagcctaagccgATTTTGGAGTCCATAGATGTGAGAAACCCGTGACTTGTACTGTACAGTTATTACCAGTAAAATGGAGGACTCCTTCCACCAGCTTCTTCCCATCTACTTCCTTTTTCAACTGACTGTATTCCTCTGTGAGAAGCTCAATGTGCTCCACATGTAAGACTTTACCTGCATACATAGATAATTAAAATGCCAGATGAGTAAGTATTCACACAGACCGACACATTAGAGACTTGCTAGATAAATTTGCATAGTGAAGTGCAAGTAGGGCAGAGATACCATCTTCCAAAACACAACACCCGTGTTTAAGCTTAATTATGCAATATAGTGCGTTTGTTATACTGCTGTGAGATTTTAAAGCAGGGCTCTATTAATCATACCAGCCGTATGATTAATAGAGCGACACGATTTAAGGCATCCATGAACAGCAATACCCTATTTACCTTGATAAAGACATTCGTCAAAATGCGTTGGTATTAGGAGTGGGAATAGGAGGAACAACCCACAGAAGAACGTGGAACATATCAACTATAACCCTGGAAGTTACCACCCCTATCCTGGAAGTTACCACCCCTATCCTGGAAGTTACCACCCCTATCCTCGAACTTACCACCCCTATCCTCGAACTTACCACCCCTATCCTCGAACTTACCACCCCTATCCTCGAACTTACCACCCCTATCCTCGAACTTACCACCCCTATCCTCGAACTTACCACCCCTATCCTCGAACTTACCACCCCTATCCTCGAACTTACCACCCCTATCCTCGAACTTACCACCCCTATCCTCGAACTTACCACCCCTATCCTCATATGCTTGATTAAATTCTTCCAGAGGATGAGGCATCTGCAATACCACAGAACGTTTTTTCATTCATTATGTATATGGATTGTTTTTATTCTATGTGAAAGAAGTTGTTCTATTTGTGAGTAGACTACTATATGTGTAATAAATACCATCCTCTAAGGATAATATGCTATGTGAGATCTTCTTACTTTTTATGAATAGTTGAATTTTTATGTTAGCTGAATGATACAAGCAAGAACCAGTGTTTAAACATAACACTACATGGAAACATTATACATTCATTGAAGGCGCTGAATTTGTCCACTTCTTCTTGTATGTGGATACAAAATTGAGGGTGGAGCAGCActatttaaatctttataaatacgTCAAGGTGTCATTATGGTTTCGAGATTTCTCCAAAATAcaccatattatatttattttgctgtattctcttttctttttgaGTGACGCAACAGGAAAAACTAAGTAATCTTATCGTGTGCTTCCCGAGACTGGGAACATTATTCACAATCTCTCCCGTGTATAAGTAAATATATGAGAAGTGTGTATTTTCTCCATTTCCCAATGAAAATTAAATCTACAGTATATCAATGGTTCTTTTCTCCAAATGTATGTTTTGTGGACAAAAGGTTCCATTTTGCTTCATCTGCCCACTGCAGTTTCTTCCAGAAAGTTTGTGGCTTATCTGTGCATTGTTTTGGATACTGCAGACGTCAGCTCTTCCATTCAGATAATTTTCATGAAAGCAATGCTGTATTGCAAACCAATATTCCTTTGTCAGCTTAATCTGTCTGCAAGGAGGAGTAATATATGGTTTCTGCTTTGCATGTATCACCATTTTAGGACAAGTTATATCACAGATTTTGCTGGGTATTCCAGATCAACAGCTCCCCCTTAAATATAAATTCCTAATGATATTTCATTAAGTGGAAAATCTGAGCAGCAAATGTTTTGCTATCTATGTATAGCTTTCCCTGTTGTGCAACAGACAATTATCTTTATTCAGAAGTTCTCAGCCAGTTGTTTAGAGGAGCCCATGGTTGAGAGTAGGCACCACAGCCTGCGAGGTTAGAAGGAGCAGGATATTTTTTCCAACTCTGGCGTGGTCTTTACCTGGCTTACTTTAAGGCCTAATGAGCCAATCAAGTTTTGAGGActtaacaaaataaatgaatCAAAAGGAAGGGTGGCCAATACTTTCCATGGTTTGATTTTTTCCAACctgttaaattcagcaaataaacagTAATTGTAATTAAAAGGTGTAGACCCATGTCATGTTAAGTTTGTATCCTGAACAACCTCCTCTTctttctatttatcaaatgtgcaaTTTGACTAGGGGTCCAAACCgggaggcggaactagcgagctgtgggccccggtgcagggaggtgaGGAGGAGGGAGCTGGGGCCCTCGACCCTctgtatctgccatgcagcgggccccattatctccatgggccccagtgcaaggcacttgccgcaccaatggtagttccaccactggtccACACGCTTTCACATTTTTCTTCTTACATATAAAATGAAACTAATAAGTGTCCTCACCCTTTTGCTCAGCCAGCTGCCACAATTCATGTGCGGTATGTGCACACAGCGCCATCGGGTACTCCACAAGAACATGCTTACCAGCCTCAAGGAAACGCCTTTCAAAAGAGTATAAAAGATGAAAAGAATGTTCATATTTTTAACCAAAATATTTTTCGTCACAGAGCAGTAAACATAAAGCTTTTGTCCCTATATAACAAAAATGGCATCATCAGCAACACTGTCAGTAACGGACAGATACAATATGTATTGTACAATAATCTCATTTACACTTGTTCTTTCCATAAACCGATAGTACTGTAGTGGATAACAGGCCTATATACCCAACAAAACTCCCTTGTAATTTAGAGTGGTGACCAATTACCGGTAAGTAAAGAGTTACAGATGTGATGTAGAGCAGCTCAGCCAATACAAAAGTTAAGGCATTTAAAGTGTAACGCTTTAACTCTCCCAACACTTTTTGATATCTACTTGGTATGTTGCCTTTGTGTACTTTAGCCATTCATGTACGAGTAGTGTTATTCTAACAAAGATTTGTAATGATTACAGCATCTGCAATACAGTAAAAAAGCAAACTGAAATTGAACAGTGGAGCaattttttctgcaaatctattgCTAGCATACAGAAGGTCCCATGTCACCATAAATTGCTACTGCTGCAATGCCGCACAAGTCATTTTCTACTACACTACACCAAGATCTCATCatgcattaaaaatggaaaaaaaaaataaaaaaataaaaatcaatgaaTAATTCTCCAGTAACTCCAATCGTCTGATTTAATTAAACATCTATTATTAATGGGTAATTTTAACAATAGATTAAATcaggaataaataaaaaaaaatggtacttATTGAATGTCAAATGATGTAGTCTCCTTATGAATTTGGC harbors:
- the BLVRA gene encoding biliverdin reductase A; its protein translation is MFGVVVVGIGIAGSVRIRDLLKPLQSSPSESLKLKGFVSRRDLGQYNGVKQISLEEALQSTEVDAALICTDNQNHEESVRRFLEAGKHVLVEYPMALCAHTAHELWQLAEQKGKVLHVEHIELLTEEYSQLKKEVDGKKLVEGVLHFTGGPLDEQRSGFPSFSGIARVSWLVHLFGDLTVTSATKEENKGEHYSKVTAHLTTTDNRPLTWIEERAPGLKRNKRVKFTFTSGILDVLPAAPSAPVRPFMQDMNLFARKLLGQVSKEELRAEKKRILHCIDLAEKIKQFCEH